The Anabaena sp. WA102 genome contains a region encoding:
- a CDS encoding DUF423 domain-containing protein: MTQFFLTIAAIFGGLSVAGGAFGAHALREKISDAFGERSYRSLEIFDTGARYQMYHALALLLVAILMSRLESPPTTLLVSGWLFIIGVVIFSGSLYAISLTGIKSLGAVAPLGGLALMLGWAALAVAGATIKF; encoded by the coding sequence ATGACACAGTTTTTCTTAACTATAGCCGCCATTTTTGGCGGTTTATCTGTTGCTGGTGGTGCCTTTGGCGCTCATGCTTTGCGGGAAAAAATTAGCGATGCCTTCGGCGAGCGCAGCTATCGCTCTTTAGAAATATTTGACACTGGCGCTCGTTATCAAATGTATCACGCTCTGGCGCTTTTGTTAGTCGCCATCCTCATGAGTCGTTTAGAAAGTCCCCCGACGACGCTTTTAGTTAGTGGTTGGTTATTTATAATTGGTGTGGTAATTTTTTCCGGCAGCTTATATGCTATCAGTTTAACGGGTATTAAGTCTTTAGGCGCAGTTGCCCCATTAGGAGGATTGGCATTAATGCTGGGTTGGGCTGCTTTAGCTGTGGCTGGTGCAACTATCAAGTTTTAA
- a CDS encoding ABC transporter permease has protein sequence MPELIKLDMVDLALAMGLMAIAIGISAWEKLGLELNLSVATGRTILQLLVLGYIFDFIFAVNNVWAVVGILAIILTITAIITRNRISQKIPQVLPLAGSAIFVSTSLTLLYTNFLIIQPERWYEPRYIIPLAGILLSNAMNAAAIAGERLVSSINQFPTEIETHLSLGATPEQAIKPYRKEAIRAAIMPTLNQMMLIGMVTIPTFTNGQLLAGITPLEAVSYEILIIFMVAVTNLLTTILITKGLCRQFFNSAMQLVR, from the coding sequence ATGCCAGAGCTAATCAAGTTAGATATGGTAGATTTGGCTTTAGCGATGGGTTTAATGGCGATCGCCATTGGCATATCGGCATGGGAGAAATTAGGACTAGAATTAAATTTAAGCGTAGCTACTGGTAGAACTATCCTCCAACTACTTGTACTAGGATACATTTTCGACTTCATTTTTGCCGTTAACAATGTTTGGGCGGTAGTGGGAATTTTAGCAATAATTCTGACAATTACTGCAATTATTACTCGCAACCGCATCAGTCAAAAAATTCCACAAGTCTTACCTTTAGCTGGAAGTGCGATTTTTGTCAGCACCTCCTTAACATTGCTTTACACCAATTTTTTGATTATTCAACCAGAAAGATGGTATGAACCACGTTATATCATTCCTTTAGCTGGTATATTGCTGAGTAATGCCATGAATGCAGCCGCAATAGCCGGAGAACGTTTAGTTAGTAGTATCAACCAATTTCCCACAGAAATAGAAACCCATTTAAGTCTGGGTGCAACACCTGAACAGGCAATTAAGCCATACCGCAAAGAAGCGATTCGTGCTGCAATTATGCCGACTTTGAATCAAATGATGTTGATCGGTATGGTGACAATACCAACCTTCACCAATGGACAATTATTAGCCGGTATCACACCGCTAGAGGCTGTATCCTATGAGATTTTAATTATTTTTATGGTAGCTGTCACCAATTTGTTAACAACTATTTTAATTACCAAGGGTTTATGTCGGCAGTTTTTTAATTCTGCCATGCAGTTGGTTAGGTAA
- a CDS encoding DegT/DnrJ/EryC1/StrS family aminotransferase: protein MIKSVNSIPAFDIKQQYATIETEVSAAVLAVLASGRYIGGPAVTDFEQQFADYHGVSECVACNSGTDALFLALRALGIGAGDEVITTPFTFFATTEVISAVGAIPVFVDIDATTFNLDVEKVAAAITSKTKAIMPVHLFGLPVDMTGLMEIAKAHNLRVIEDCAQATGASWENQKVGSIGHIGCFSFYPTKNLGGCGDGGAITTNDPAIATQLRVLREHGSKVRYIHEEIGVNSRLDAIQAVILQIKLRYLDLWNSRRKQIADYYYQHLSQVSDIIVPQEFPGGVGVWNQYTIRISGERRNGASGKYRDSVKNQMQEQGVNSMIYYPLPLHLQPVYKNLGYQLGQLPAAEQASQEVLSLPMFPELEQEQQDKVIDTLKNCLS, encoded by the coding sequence ATGATTAAAAGTGTAAATTCGATTCCCGCCTTTGATATTAAACAACAATATGCCACCATTGAAACTGAGGTAAGTGCTGCTGTCTTGGCGGTTCTGGCTTCTGGGCGTTATATTGGTGGTCCAGCAGTTACAGATTTTGAACAACAATTTGCAGATTATCATGGTGTCAGTGAATGCGTAGCTTGTAACTCTGGTACTGATGCTCTATTTTTAGCATTACGCGCTTTAGGAATTGGGGCAGGTGATGAAGTTATTACCACACCCTTTACTTTTTTTGCGACAACGGAAGTTATCAGCGCTGTCGGGGCAATACCAGTATTTGTAGATATTGATGCGACTACATTTAATTTAGATGTAGAAAAAGTAGCAGCAGCGATTACATCAAAAACCAAGGCAATTATGCCAGTGCATTTATTTGGACTCCCTGTGGATATGACAGGATTAATGGAGATTGCCAAAGCTCATAATTTAAGAGTAATTGAAGATTGCGCTCAGGCTACCGGTGCAAGTTGGGAAAATCAAAAAGTTGGGAGTATTGGACATATTGGTTGTTTTAGTTTCTACCCTACCAAAAATCTTGGTGGTTGCGGTGATGGTGGGGCAATTACCACGAATGATCCAGCGATCGCTACTCAACTACGAGTTTTGCGAGAACATGGGAGTAAAGTAAGATATATTCATGAGGAAATCGGTGTCAACAGTCGTTTAGATGCCATTCAAGCCGTAATTCTGCAAATTAAACTGCGCTATCTTGATCTTTGGAACTCTAGACGTAAGCAAATCGCTGATTATTATTACCAACACCTCAGCCAAGTTTCTGATATTATTGTCCCCCAAGAATTTCCTGGGGGAGTTGGTGTTTGGAATCAATACACTATTCGGATTTCTGGAGAAAGACGCAATGGTGCCAGTGGTAAATATCGAGATTCCGTAAAAAATCAAATGCAGGAACAGGGGGTTAATTCCATGATTTACTATCCCTTACCCTTACATTTGCAGCCAGTGTATAAAAATTTAGGTTATCAACTAGGACAATTACCAGCAGCAGAGCAAGCAAGTCAAGAGGTTTTATCTTTACCCATGTTCCCCGAATTGGAGCAAGAACAACAAGATAAAGTCATTGATACGTTGAAAAATTGTTTATCTTGA
- a CDS encoding DUF561 domain-containing protein — protein sequence MTMYPNLNRAFSHPVLKVISGLNNFNAASVAATVKAADLGGATFVDIAADVDLVRLAKNLTKLPICVSAVEPEKFVTAVAAGADLIEIGNFDSFYAQGRRFEAAEVLELTRQTRALLPEITLSVTVPHILTLDQQVQLAEDLVKAGADIIQTEGGTSSNPIHSGTLGLIEKAAPTLAAAYEIARAVSVPVLCASGISSVTAPLAIASGASGVGVGSAINQLNSEIAMIAAVRSLVEALATANTRTFA from the coding sequence ATGACTATGTATCCTAACCTCAACCGGGCATTTTCTCATCCTGTGCTAAAAGTAATTAGCGGTTTGAATAACTTCAATGCTGCTAGTGTGGCTGCGACTGTAAAAGCGGCTGATTTGGGTGGTGCTACTTTTGTGGATATTGCTGCTGATGTGGATTTGGTAAGATTGGCGAAAAACTTGACTAAGTTACCTATTTGTGTATCTGCGGTTGAACCGGAGAAGTTTGTCACTGCTGTGGCTGCTGGCGCTGATTTGATTGAAATTGGTAATTTTGATTCTTTCTATGCCCAAGGACGCAGATTTGAAGCTGCTGAGGTTTTGGAACTAACTCGCCAAACCCGTGCCTTGCTGCCAGAAATTACCCTATCTGTAACTGTTCCCCATATTCTTACCTTAGACCAACAGGTACAATTGGCTGAAGATTTGGTGAAAGCGGGTGCTGATATTATTCAAACTGAAGGTGGTACTAGCAGCAATCCCATTCACTCCGGTACTTTGGGTTTAATTGAAAAGGCTGCTCCTACTTTAGCCGCTGCTTATGAAATTGCTCGTGCGGTTTCTGTGCCTGTACTGTGTGCTTCTGGTATTTCTAGTGTTACTGCACCTCTAGCGATCGCCTCTGGTGCATCTGGTGTTGGTGTCGGTTCTGCTATTAACCAACTCAATAGCGAAATCGCCATGATTGCTGCTGTGCGTAGTTTAGTAGAAGCTTTAGCAACTGCAAATACTCGCACATTTGCTTAA
- a CDS encoding molybdopterin-dependent oxidoreductase, with product MNNHEFARRKFLQISGFSSMSLLLGGCGTPMFADFVGKLSEPLNQKFEELIFQPQKPVPEFLPSQIEPSQLIINSFKSTPIIDLEKYRLIIDGEVNHPLSLSMADIQALPLTSMIIRHVCVEGWAAIVQWGGIRLREIIALSQPKSQVKYAYFKSADGYYESWDIASALHPQTLLAYQKNGAALPVENGAPLRLASPIKLGYKQSKWVTRVTLTSKLSNAKGYWEDMGYEWFAGL from the coding sequence ATGAATAATCATGAATTTGCACGGAGAAAGTTTTTACAAATTTCCGGTTTTTCGAGTATGAGTTTATTACTGGGTGGTTGTGGTACACCCATGTTTGCAGATTTTGTAGGTAAACTTTCTGAACCTCTCAATCAGAAATTTGAAGAGTTAATATTTCAACCTCAAAAGCCAGTTCCAGAATTTTTACCTAGTCAAATTGAACCAAGTCAATTAATAATTAATAGCTTTAAATCTACACCAATTATTGATTTAGAAAAATATCGTTTAATTATAGATGGTGAAGTAAATCATCCTCTGAGTTTGAGTATGGCAGATATTCAAGCCTTACCTCTCACTTCCATGATTATTCGTCATGTTTGTGTAGAAGGTTGGGCAGCAATTGTGCAATGGGGTGGCATTCGTTTGCGGGAAATTATCGCCCTTTCTCAACCTAAATCCCAGGTTAAATATGCCTATTTTAAATCAGCAGATGGTTATTATGAAAGTTGGGATATCGCTTCAGCTTTACACCCACAAACCCTATTAGCTTATCAAAAAAATGGTGCAGCTTTGCCTGTGGAAAATGGTGCGCCTTTGCGATTAGCCTCACCCATTAAACTTGGCTATAAACAAAGTAAATGGGTAACAAGAGTTACCCTCACCAGTAAATTATCAAATGCTAAAGGTTATTGGGAAGATATGGGTTATGAATGGTTCGCTGGATTGTAA
- a CDS encoding cytochrome b/b6 domain-containing protein, producing the protein MTSPEIPRKSPSQAIAARIFHAGNVISLFIMITSGLQIYNANPVFGGRGGLSIFPLFTLGGWLAGGRHWHFAAMWLFSINLFCYGIYIFVTQRWKKRFVSDKDIKALQKTQNHQRLNYAWHRIIYTAIIPILLLAIFTGIGMYKPAQFSWIVDIFGSWQALRIVHFASVPIVVVFVWFHWRLGQNVGGNALTKSMFW; encoded by the coding sequence ATGACTTCTCCTGAAATACCCCGCAAATCACCCAGTCAAGCGATCGCTGCCAGAATTTTTCACGCTGGCAATGTCATCAGTTTATTTATTATGATCACCAGCGGCTTGCAAATTTACAATGCAAATCCTGTCTTTGGTGGGCGTGGTGGATTAAGTATTTTTCCCCTCTTTACTTTAGGTGGTTGGTTGGCTGGAGGCAGACATTGGCATTTTGCAGCCATGTGGCTATTTTCTATAAATCTGTTTTGCTATGGAATTTATATTTTTGTTACCCAACGCTGGAAAAAAAGATTTGTTAGCGACAAAGATATCAAGGCATTACAAAAAACTCAGAATCACCAACGTTTAAACTATGCTTGGCATCGAATTATTTATACAGCCATCATTCCTATTTTATTACTAGCAATATTTACAGGTATAGGAATGTATAAACCTGCTCAATTTTCTTGGATAGTTGATATTTTTGGCAGTTGGCAAGCATTAAGAATTGTCCACTTTGCTTCTGTACCGATAGTGGTAGTATTTGTCTGGTTTCATTGGCGGTTAGGGCAGAATGTAGGCGGCAATGCCTTAACAAAATCTATGTTTTGGTAA
- the nblS gene encoding two-component system sensor histidine kinase NblS, with translation MLAIFRNFRDECVSGASKAIAALAKGNASLAASIANWWSEFTLQTKLLAVATLMVSLVMSGLTFWAINTIQQDARLNDTRFGRDLGLLLGANVAPFIADHNLTEVAQFSQRFFSATSSVRYMLYADETGQIFFGLPFWEPEVENSLTIKRHIQLPEDYPGNEDQPMVRQHNTPDGAVTDVFVPLIVDKKYLGVLAVGINPNQTAVISTNFTRDVTIAVFITIWVMVILAGVINALTITKPIKELLVGVKQIAAGNFKQRIDIPLGGELGELIFSFNEMAERLERYEEQNIEELTAEKAKLETLVSTIADGAVLIDNNMQVILVNPTARRIFAWEGVDVVGSNILHQLPHSVQMEISRTLYEMAAGECESAEFRILLKQPTQRTIRIVLTTVLNLQRESIKGIAITVQDISREVELNEAKSQFISNISHELRTPLFNIKTYIETLHDYGEDLGIDERKEFLQTVNNETDRLTRLVNDVLDLSKLESGRNYTFDKVDLPQAIEQTLRTYQLNAKDKGIEIYQELNPDLPFVLGNYDLLLQVFGNLIGNSLKFTLAGGKVVIRAYQLDANSYSQHHAGKVRIEISDTGIGIAPEDQQAIFDRFFRVENRVHTLEGTGLGLSIVRNIMDRHHSQVNLVSEVGIGTTFWFDLEIFEEEILSTVETMPETLELNQV, from the coding sequence ATGCTGGCTATTTTCAGAAATTTCCGAGATGAATGTGTCTCTGGCGCGTCAAAAGCGATCGCTGCGCTGGCAAAAGGCAACGCATCCCTTGCAGCAAGTATCGCCAATTGGTGGTCAGAATTCACCCTTCAGACCAAACTCCTAGCCGTCGCCACCCTCATGGTTTCCTTAGTCATGAGTGGTTTAACCTTCTGGGCTATAAACACAATTCAGCAAGATGCACGTCTCAATGATACCCGCTTTGGTCGAGATCTAGGATTACTCCTGGGGGCAAATGTAGCCCCTTTCATTGCCGATCACAATTTAACTGAAGTTGCCCAATTTTCTCAACGTTTTTTCAGTGCCACTTCTAGCGTGCGTTATATGTTATACGCCGATGAAACTGGGCAAATCTTTTTTGGTCTTCCTTTTTGGGAACCAGAGGTAGAAAACTCCCTCACTATTAAGCGCCATATCCAACTACCAGAAGATTATCCTGGCAATGAAGACCAGCCAATGGTTAGGCAGCATAACACCCCCGATGGCGCAGTTACAGATGTATTTGTGCCTTTAATAGTAGATAAAAAATACTTAGGTGTGTTAGCAGTTGGTATTAACCCTAATCAAACCGCAGTCATATCCACTAATTTCACCCGTGATGTTACCATTGCCGTTTTTATCACAATTTGGGTCATGGTAATTTTAGCAGGAGTAATTAATGCTTTAACTATTACTAAACCTATTAAAGAATTACTAGTAGGTGTTAAACAAATTGCGGCTGGAAATTTTAAACAACGGATAGATATACCTCTAGGTGGTGAACTAGGAGAACTAATTTTCAGCTTTAATGAAATGGCAGAACGGCTAGAACGTTATGAAGAACAAAATATTGAAGAATTAACTGCCGAAAAAGCTAAATTAGAAACCTTAGTCTCCACCATTGCTGATGGTGCAGTCTTGATTGATAATAATATGCAAGTAATATTAGTCAATCCCACCGCCAGACGGATTTTTGCTTGGGAAGGAGTGGATGTTGTTGGTAGTAATATACTGCATCAATTACCCCATAGTGTCCAAATGGAAATATCCCGGACTTTGTATGAAATGGCAGCCGGTGAATGTGAAAGTGCCGAATTTCGTATCCTCCTAAAACAACCAACTCAACGCACAATTCGCATTGTTTTAACCACAGTTCTCAACCTGCAACGAGAAAGTATTAAAGGCATAGCTATCACCGTTCAAGATATTAGCCGGGAAGTAGAACTAAATGAAGCAAAAAGCCAATTTATCAGCAACATTTCCCACGAATTACGCACACCTTTATTTAACATTAAAACCTATATTGAAACCCTGCATGATTATGGTGAAGATTTAGGAATTGATGAACGCAAAGAATTTCTACAAACAGTTAATAATGAAACTGATAGACTCACCCGTTTAGTTAATGACGTTTTAGATTTATCAAAACTTGAATCAGGTCGAAATTACACTTTTGATAAAGTAGATTTACCACAAGCAATAGAACAGACATTACGTACCTATCAGCTTAATGCCAAAGATAAAGGCATTGAAATATACCAAGAACTTAATCCTGATTTACCTTTTGTTCTCGGCAATTATGATTTATTGCTGCAAGTATTTGGCAACTTAATTGGTAATTCTCTTAAATTTACTCTAGCCGGTGGTAAGGTAGTTATTCGTGCCTATCAACTAGATGCTAATTCTTATTCTCAGCATCATGCTGGTAAAGTGAGAATTGAAATTAGTGATACAGGAATTGGTATCGCACCAGAAGATCAACAAGCAATTTTCGACCGATTCTTTCGTGTAGAAAATAGAGTTCATACTCTAGAAGGAACAGGTTTAGGTTTATCAATTGTTAGAAACATTATGGACAGGCATCATAGTCAAGTAAATTTGGTGAGTGAAGTTGGTATCGGTACTACTTTTTGGTTTGATTTAGAAATATTTGAGGAAGAGATTTTATCAACTGTGGAAACTATGCCAGAAACCTTAGAATTAAACCAAGTTTAA
- a CDS encoding zinc ribbon domain-containing protein — translation MATIPCPRCHQIIDSQAITCPQCRLLLKAYGHPGIPLHHAQGNDYLCDSCSYHFDHTCNFPQYPYAQDCPLYQNMEESTLELQKQNSRYSLSIRVNNWIKRHQTLLLILALLLVCLLITLFNA, via the coding sequence TTGGCTACTATACCTTGTCCTCGTTGTCATCAAATTATTGATAGTCAAGCAATTACTTGTCCTCAATGTCGCTTATTGCTGAAAGCTTACGGACATCCTGGTATTCCCTTGCACCACGCTCAAGGAAATGATTATTTATGCGACAGTTGTAGTTATCATTTTGATCATACCTGTAATTTTCCCCAATATCCCTATGCTCAAGATTGTCCTCTCTATCAAAATATGGAAGAAAGTACATTAGAATTGCAAAAGCAAAATTCTCGTTATAGCTTGAGTATCAGGGTTAATAATTGGATAAAACGCCATCAAACTCTGTTATTAATACTAGCTTTGTTATTAGTTTGTTTATTAATAACCTTGTTTAATGCTTGA
- a CDS encoding O-antigen ligase family protein produces MISKPTLFNTVLKEQFSPQDRSAQSWIIILAFILLITACYFTSTGSLRLVFPATAFLVAAFLYLRHPIHYIGFTWWIWFLTPLITRLVDYKIGWDPTRQMLIAPYLVVFLTIFTFSKHLPSSLRQGGLPFLLAAIGVCYGCLIGLIYNQPLPVVRSFLDWLSPIIFAFHLFSNWRDYPSYRQHLQRTFIWCVLILGAYGVYQFVVAPEWDRYWLIQSKMFTSAGHPIPFGMRVWSTLHSPGPFGTVMQAGLLLLFTSTGPLIFPASAVGYLSFLLSQVRTSWGGWLLGIIMIFGSVKPKIQMRLITIILVMSICVIPLVTIEPLSKVITTRFESFSNLEQDGSFRDRSATYDRNLNLALSNVVGNGFGNIWKVNEKTGQIEVIVIDSGILDMFFTLGWIGAIPYISGLVLMLITVSNYTEGRFDSFLSAARAIGISSCAQLIIYSGMLSIAGMIMWGFLAMAMAGHKYYSRPQS; encoded by the coding sequence ATGATTTCCAAACCAACACTTTTCAATACAGTTTTAAAAGAACAATTTTCTCCCCAAGATCGATCAGCCCAAAGTTGGATTATCATTCTTGCTTTTATCCTCCTGATCACAGCTTGCTACTTTACCAGTACGGGTAGTTTACGCCTCGTTTTTCCCGCCACTGCTTTTCTAGTAGCGGCGTTTTTATACTTACGGCATCCCATCCACTATATCGGCTTCACCTGGTGGATATGGTTTCTCACCCCCTTAATCACTCGTTTAGTTGACTATAAAATTGGCTGGGACCCCACCCGACAAATGTTAATTGCACCTTATTTAGTCGTATTCCTGACCATATTCACCTTTTCAAAACATCTACCTAGCAGTCTTCGTCAAGGGGGACTGCCATTTCTTTTAGCAGCCATAGGAGTTTGTTATGGATGTTTAATAGGTTTAATTTACAATCAACCACTCCCTGTAGTTCGGAGTTTTTTAGATTGGTTAAGTCCCATAATTTTTGCTTTTCATTTATTTTCTAATTGGCGAGATTATCCCAGTTATCGTCAGCACCTGCAAAGAACATTTATTTGGTGTGTACTCATCCTGGGAGCTTACGGTGTCTATCAATTTGTTGTCGCTCCTGAATGGGATAGATATTGGCTAATCCAATCGAAAATGTTTACCAGTGCTGGACACCCAATTCCTTTTGGAATGCGCGTTTGGAGTACATTACACTCACCTGGTCCATTCGGAACTGTCATGCAAGCTGGTTTACTATTATTATTTACCAGCACTGGTCCGTTAATTTTCCCCGCTTCTGCTGTGGGTTATTTATCATTCTTACTTTCCCAAGTGCGGACAAGTTGGGGCGGCTGGTTATTAGGAATAATTATGATTTTTGGTTCAGTAAAACCCAAAATTCAAATGCGATTAATTACCATAATTTTAGTAATGTCAATCTGCGTTATTCCCTTGGTGACTATCGAACCGCTTTCTAAAGTTATTACCACTCGATTTGAAAGTTTTTCCAATCTCGAACAAGATGGTAGTTTTAGAGATAGATCCGCAACTTATGACAGAAACCTGAATTTAGCTCTTTCTAATGTTGTCGGTAACGGCTTTGGAAATATCTGGAAAGTGAATGAAAAAACTGGACAAATAGAAGTCATTGTTATTGATAGCGGCATTTTAGATATGTTTTTTACCTTGGGTTGGATTGGTGCTATACCCTATATTAGTGGGTTAGTATTAATGCTAATTACCGTTAGTAATTATACAGAAGGTCGTTTTGATAGTTTTCTTAGTGCTGCCCGCGCTATTGGTATCAGTTCTTGCGCCCAATTAATTATTTATAGCGGGATGCTGAGTATTGCAGGGATGATTATGTGGGGATTTTTAGCAATGGCTATGGCAGGTCATAAATACTACAGCAGACCACAGAGTTAA